Below is a genomic region from Nilaparvata lugens isolate BPH chromosome 3, ASM1435652v1, whole genome shotgun sequence.
TGTCCTAGCATGGCACCCCTACGATCCCGATATATTCATATCGTTCCTAATCCAATACATGCTACAAGTGTTTTTCACGTTCCTACTGTGCCACACAGCTGTGGGAGTCACGGCCTCCTATATTGATGTGGCGATCTTTCTGATCAGCTCTTTCAAAGTGTTGAAGATCTCGCTGCAAGAAATTAAACAGAGGGCGTTGCACTTGTATTGTATGTCAACCAATGGCGGTGTGTCTGAGCGGATGGTGGATGATGAACGTGTAGCCGAGGATCCTCGCTACCAAAAACATCTGCTCGGATGTCTCAGGGAAGATTTGGAGCATCAGTTGCAGCTGAGAAGgtgaatagaattattgatttgaaagtTACAAATCATTCacaaatagagaaaagatagcgtaagaagatatccaatggtttgtagaattcattcaaagattagaagttttgtatcaaattatggtgttgcatatcaagttgagatgatactgtatcataatattatgttgatagTGTATCATTatattgtctttttttctttagggctactcttaatataaataaaaaatagaaatccaagtacccatttaaaattgtttaatcaCTACATGTTTTTTCGACTATAGTGAgggccacgttataatgtcagtggataaagatagaagaatagcgatgccgattctctgcattaattaatcatatttgtacactgtcaaaaacataactggcaccgttgtggacctagaaaaggatagtaccaccggctttgtcgaatgatagacaaggatagcaaaaccaaagttgatcaaatactgtcattataacgtggacctcactatatatatatagtgtcaTTATCAAGGCATTAATAtggacttgataatggcattatatagccaaAACATatgtcgtgattgaacaatattttaaaagggtgccagatttctattttttatttatatttgtatcaaTATATTATGTCGATACTGTATCGTATTGTGGTGAtaccatacagaaaagatagcataagaagataatcccatggtataggtttatgttccaaatttcaagcccaATACATTCggttattattgatttattaaaaagttgaaaattatttacagaTAATAGGTGGGctaaagcatagagaaaagataacataagaaGATTTCTTCCATGGTATAGGTTTTTTGTTCACTCTCCAATCCGATTACTGActactactgtctattattacctactgttttggccgggtgagagtgtataagaaCGGTACAGTAAGAGACTACcaacgtcacatagcttcacgaaaaaaacTACCGTACTATCattgagaaaagaaaaacaggctactgcccaaaactttttcaatttcccaaTATTCCTATATATAGTACAATAGAGAAAcaaatagcgtaagtagatatcccatggtatagggcgtttatgtcgcaacttctactgttatctcaagccgattactgtcgattattgtcgatttttactgtttcgttggggtgagagtgtatgaacggcacaatatgagagactaccagcgtcataaagcttcacagggaaAGAAtcacatgaactatcggcttgagataatacagtaaacgttgcgacataaacaccctataccatgggacatctacttatgctattgtttctctatggtactatatAGGaatattaggaaattgaaaaagttttgggcagtACTCagtagcctgtttttttcttttccgattacTGTATTgattactctatccaataaatgaatattgacTTGAGTTGAccgtgaaatttggaacataaacgccctataccatctatgggatatcttcttatgctatcttttctctatgcctgTAGGAAATTTTAGAACAAAACGCATAAAAATTGGTCCAATATAATGTCCCCAGTGGTTGTCATTAGTTTTGCAATTCagcaaatacaatttattttcgTGTAAAGAGGATGAAAATCTAATTTccaaacaataatattacagGATTCAAGAGGAATGCTTGAGATTTACGGTCCAattctattatttcttcttctaattGGCGGTGTCTTTCTCTGCACCAAAGCAATTACACTTCTTGAGGTaagtatttttttgtattaacACTGTTCGGaacactttttttattatttaaattggataatctttctcaatattattgttaagatcattataagagtgagaaaaagtggcaactgaatttttttaagtGGCGGTCTAAGCGAGTTATGGCCGtattgttgaagtgctaactttccagattccgttttctttccagatcattataacggtttcgactatattattagaaattctcttaaaaattaaaaaatgtatctttccaaactaaaacattttatttaccatatcgttcataaataaaaaagtaacattttttgtaaattcaataACCTGTTTATTTTGGCAATCGcggaaaaacgcatattagaacaaaaccaatgatatactgaatgtattaaaagaactccaatggaaaattcaaaactgtttatgatctggaaagaaaacggagtttagcacttcaacaacccataactcgtaGCCCATATGAGTGAAGTGATTTCAGAGTACCTATATAGTAGCCTACCTGAACTCATAGATTATAACATAATTATAGTACCTACCTAAATACCTAAATCATATTGCTCATATCAGAGTATGCTTTGCGATCTCAGCAATTagcatatatttttcaattaattcaagTATTAggcatttaataaattatttacaatgAATCAAAATTAATAACGTTCTGATTACAGATTAATAAACTGAATGATGCCCATCTCTTTCGGAACTTATTCCGCATGATTCAGTCGGTGCTGAGCTTTACAAGTTACATTTTCGTTTTCTGCTGGTATGGAGAGGAGATTACACAGGCGGTTAGTATGCCACGAAtccttaattaaaaattaattattattattaaagaaaatacaatttaaatgcTGTGAACCATCCCTCAGACCTATGCTACCCTACCCCACTGCAAAATTGAAAACAGGTTGGAAAGCtagatgaaaaaatctggtgaggcgcagcgcactcacacaatttcgcttgccgttatgaaaatttatcacctgacgctagtgttcacgcgcatctcacgTCTACTATTGAAAGaattgagccagctggtgacaggacaataacgctggatacacacgaggtctgctatctcttcatagtgaatgatttaatagaataaacagttgccaacagtttgcaattgaataatcacattttctcaaatttcaagcttattttcaattttaggtggaaatgttactggacattttcatgctcaatcttttccactcgaattttttcgtctaaattatatctgagacctgataattggaaatctaaaatcaaactttggtTAGATGTGGCtgagttcctgaaatttttacggatatgggacttgtggcagttgatatagctagtgaatgactattttgggtatgaatttgattaaaatcgttggagccattttcgagaaaatcacgaaaaacccggtttatgacaacatttttgccattttagccgccatcttgaattgcatttgatcgaaattgttcgtgtcggatcctcatagttgAAGGATATTtcgagtcattccgttaattgggagatgagatatcgtgtaaaaagacgcacatacactcatatacacacacacatacagaccaatagcgtaagtagatatcccatggtatagggcgtttatgtcgcaacttctactgttatctcaagccgattactgtcgattattgtcgatttttactgttttgaccgtgtaagagtgtatgaacggcacaatatgaaagactaccagcgtcataaagcttcacaggaaagaactacgtggactatcagcttgagataatagtaaaagttgcgacataaacgccctataccatgggatatctacttacgctattgtttctctatgccaatacctaaaaaccacattggactcaggggaccttgaaatgtatagaaatttggaaattggggtaccttaattttttttggaaagcaatactttccttacttatggtaatagggcaaggaaagtaaaatttattattattattattattattattatttattattaaaataaaatacaaatttaaatgctgtaaaccatCCCTTAGACTTATGCTACCCCACCCACTGCAAATATACTGAAAACACGGTTGGAAGCTAGATGAAATTCAGTGAAAGCTACAAATTATTCATCAGTGTTGAATTGACACCAATTGGAGATTATAACAGGGCAGCAGAAACATGGAAGAGGTAGGCCTACTGAATTCATCAGTGTTAAATTGAAACCATCTGAAAATTCTACCAAGGCAGCGGAAAAATGCAAGAGGTACTGTTGACTGTCAGTAGACCGGGTTGTAAGGCCGATCTGCAAAGTAGTGGACTGTGTGGAAGTGTGTAGATGAGATCTATATCTGATCTAGGCACTGacagcttttcattatttgctatGAGCGGATTTACAAACCTTGAATGTGTAGATCCGAAAAAATACCTCTGGTTTACTGTGCGTCTGAGCACAAGTAGAATGCACAAAGGTAGTGCAATAATGATgactaataattgaagaatgatagataATAAGTTTCTTATTATCCGTATGTAAAGCtgatatttgaatgtaactattggaatgcttaaaattaatgtagttgtaataaaataaaaagaattaggaatgcactcaagttgtttattgtacctagactttttgctagtacgtttaagaatactgatacaatgtttcaaaatgatGTTACCTCTGTGAGCGAAAAAGATTGAGTAATACAAAGATAAAGTTGGGATATCaatgttaatgttgaaatacacaaaagagtatattgatgctgaaactaataatagaacaataatgacaatgagtaatgattgaattgaacgtacaaaatttagcaatgtttaaaatgaataaaatttagaatacttgaaaaatgatagtAAATATGAGAATCTTAACCTGACTAATAAAATCAGTCGAGAGACAAAAATCCTAGATAAAAGTCCTGCAAATTCTTAGTAATCTTAAAGGtatgaaaatacagaaattatatgaatatgaacaattacctaatttcacaaaaatgaaaactaggaattcagtttaggtagaatccaatcgtacctgaagctttcaagctgttgactatgtaacactgaaagaggacaaatatagcaacttggctataatgtaagcagaaggagcagaaagtctgtccagaactgaaggttcgattaataattaaaaatagaaaaggttgaaaaataccaaatacaatattgaaaggagaCGAAGCTCAGCATATTGTATTACATAAGCGGGCTGGAAATGACAGCTTAACGCATGTCAAGTTACATGGGGAATATTACTATATGTAGaacacataagtaataatatagaagataaaaaattgaatgattgatagtacttaaatagttattatttaggaataaaaAGTTAATCAGCAACAAAAATTGATGGGATGAAGACTACCAGTAAACACAGTGCCTCTGAGAGGGTAagtacaaaaatgtgaataatagaataagacttccctgaataattaatgatgtgttgcCGAAGTGATAGGCCTACGGTGACTCAAAATCCGAGAATGGAACTTGACTCCTGTCAAGTACATTGTAGTTGCAGACAGCTGCTGGGCTAATAGAAGTTGAACGATGAAGATATCTTGATTATATCCTGATAAACGATGACCGATGAGGAAGAGAACTTGACTTGAATACgttgagatattgaaagttgagactgttccaatattaaaattgataatgatataatgacgaatgggcacttcacaaattgaatgagtttcactggttgaatgttaattggaaaAGGGTTCCACCATGAGTTAAGTAGAATAaatgtttgaggttatgtcctaaagttgatgtaattgcagtgaataaatatttgaaaaaagagataaaatgttcttgacactgaaatcactggcatcagtaaaaattgagattgacaaAGTTCGACTAAATAACTGATGAGTAGCTAAGACTGAGTAGCTAAAAATGAGTAGCGGTTGACGATGAAGGCAAACTGCACTTGCACGAATTTCCcaagatgaaatattgaataaggtaagctgcacttgcacaagacttcccaagttgaaaaatgtatctcctatgagcatacaagatgaatgaatgtaaCCGCTAAAAATGTGTACTGATGCTCagtaaaattgaagtgataaatGGGAATCTAaagtcaaactttgcatagatgggcggagctcctgaaatttttacagatatgggacttgtgtaATTGATATAGCTTATGaatgactattttgggtatgaagtttgattaaaatcgttggagccattttcgagaaaatcgcgaaaaaccttttttttcaacattttcgccaatttaggcgccatcttgaattgcatttgatcgaaattgttcgtgtcggatcctcatagttgAAGgatatttcaagtcattccgttaattgggagatgagatatcgtgtacaaagacgcacatacactcatatacacacacacacatacagaccaataccatagagaaacaatagtgtaagtaatatccatggtatagggtgtttatgtcgcaacgtttactgttctctcaagccgattactgtcgattattgtcgatttttactattTTGACCGTGTAAGAGTGTTGAACGGCCAATAtgaagactaccagcgtcataaagcttcacaggaaataactacgtggactatcagcttgagataacagtaaaagttgcgacataaacgccctataccatgggatatctacttacgctattatttctctatgccatacccaaaaccacttttttggactcaggggaccttgaaatgtataaaatttggaaattggggtaccttaatttttttcggaaagcaatactttccttacttatggtaatagggcaggaaagtaaatgtattattattattattattattatattattattaatattattattattattattaaaagaaaatacaaatttaaatgctgtaaaccatCCCTAGACTTATGCACCCCACCCCACTGCAATACTGAAACACGGTTgaagctagatgaaaattcagtGAAAGCTACAAATTATTCATCAGTGTTGAATTGACACCAATTGGATATTATAACAGGGCAGCAGAAACATGGAAGATAGGCCTACTGATTCATCAGTGTTAAATTGAAACCACCTGAAATTCTACCAAGGCAGCGGAAAAATGCAAGAGGTACTGAATTCatcagaatagaatagaatagaatatttatttgtgTTTGTTCCCATGAAACATACAAAGAGGTTGGtatacaattaatataatttttaattacagtgtcaatgtgaattgtgaacttgtaaagcagaagtatATCACTGCCAATTTAAATTGAAAGATAACATGCTAAGCAAtccagaattttttttttcagtttaaatGTTTGTCTCTTGAGAAATTAAATCACTCTAAATCATTCACAAAttgtctatttttcaaataaccgGAGAAGTACGAGAAAATTCTATCCAATTTGGTAGCCTCCTCACTCTCCTGAGTAGATTTCTGTAGTTTTCCTCACTCTCCTGACCCTCTTGGAGATATTCAGCCAAGAACGTCCTTTGCGATGGAgaggagtccgatctcactaggcatcaaacctgcaatctatgtagaaatcaatctgaaaaaactGAATTCATCAGTATTGAATAAAAACCAACTTGAAACGGGGCAGCAGAATctcatttcatgaaaaatgcaaatcacctagatttggttgatattggtTATGGATAGAGGTCGACCTAACAAGTGCTGTGCTATAATTCAGACGTTttgctacaatacagggtgagttattcactgaaataTAAAAACTCTcctccactctcagatcagagTGAAAACTCATATTCAATTCTTATAACTAAATAATAGGAGTAATTTCGCCAATATATATTTtactaatattaatatatattattattgacatattattgtttctctcatcaagtactatcattccagagagtttgagcgatttcaTTATTGGCcattttgcaaaaatccatgatttgcaaaaatggtcaagaactaaaatcgctcaaactctcaggaatgatagtacttgacgagagaaacaataatatgtcatcacttTGGCGAAACTCACTTCTATTCTTAAGTTATAAGCATTTGCTGATGAATGATTTCTGTGATCTGTGAGTTGAGGAAGGATTTTATGTTTCAGCAAATAACTCAcactgtattgtagcgaaacgtctcatattatagcacaacacttgttaaGGCAACCTCTACccatagcccgaatatcaaACAAATCT
It encodes:
- the LOC120350189 gene encoding odorant receptor coreceptor-like, which translates into the protein MLEIYGPILLFLLLIGGVFLCTKAITLLEINKLNDAHLFRNLFRMIQSVLSFTSYIFVFCWYGEEITQAGAEVFDALYFCPWFNTPNKLKRAIHTMMICNLKASQMSVAGLKTLNLKTFGEVVSAAYSYFNIVRSMK